The genomic DNA GTCTTCTCGAGCAGACGCGCCTTCTCTTCATCCTGCGCCTTTAGTTCGCGCAAGCCCTTGACCATCACGTTGACTCCCATCGCTACCGACCCGAATATATCCTCGCTCGATATCGGCACCTCTACCGTAAGATCGCCGAGGGCTACGTCGGAGAGCACTGAAAGTATTTCCGTTAATTTCTGCTCGGTGTAATCCCTGAGTTCCTCGAGATTCAATTCGTCAGGATTCCTTATTTCGGCTTCTTCTCCGGAACTAGTTCCTGCATCTGTGTCGCGCTTCTCGTCCACGCAAAACTATAGGTAATCTGAGAGTTTTGTCAAGTAAGAATTGCATGCAAAAGGGATGAATTCAGAACCGCATTCTCAGGGTTTCTTGTATTAACAATGAAAGTTTAAAGATATTGTTTAACTTATTCACTTCGATTCAAGACGGATACGGAGCGTGTTTTCAAAGATTGACAAAGGTGTTTTTGAGGCTAGATTTATCTTGATGGAACTTCACGGCGGACAGAAACTGTGGCCCTCGGAGATCAGGACTTTCTTTACGAGTCTTAAGGAGGCTTTCCTTGCGTTTTACGGACGGCTCGTTCGCATCAAGATCTTCGGCAGGGAATTCTGGCAAGGGCTGAACCGAAATTCCATTGTCGTGGCAAATCATGTGACGGGCGTGGATTCGATAATTCTTCAAATAGGTCTCAAACGCAGACTTTTTATGCTCGCTGCAAAAAAATGGTTTGAAGGCAGATTCATCCGTTTCTTCATGACTTTCTTTTGCGATATGATACCGGTTGCGATAAAAGAAGGTCCATGCAACGTCAAGGGCATCAAAAGGGCTCTGAAACTCCTTGAACTGAAGCAGAGTATCGGGCTATACCCCGCAGGCCGCATGACCCGCGAAGACGCAGTGCCCGAGATAAGCAATGGAGCCGCCTATCTTGCCTTGAAATCGGGAGTTCCAATAGTCGCCGTATACGTGAAGAATCTTGCCTTCGGCCCAGAGATAGGCTCCTCTCCCCGCATTGACGACGCTGTCGAAGGGTTGGGGTCGGTGGTTCACAATATCTTCAATAGGAGGATAGAACTCTACATCGCTCCCCCTGTCTTCCCCGTAACCGACGCTTTGGATAGAAAATCCGAGATAAACCGCATCAATACCGAGATACATGAAAGATTCGAGGAACTCATTCAACAAGCAAGCCTAAACTGACATGCTTGATCAGGGCTGTAAAAAGAAGTCGACGGTGATTTTCGGACTTCGTTAGAATTCTAGGTAAACCAGCCGCCCACTGCAAGCCTTACGACTGCCAGCGCTATTACGACTATTGAAAGTATAAGGCCAACAATGGCTAAGGGCGCCACCAGACGTCGTGATATAGGCACTATTGCCAGGATAAAAGCCATTACAGCAAGCGCTAACGCTATCCATTCGAAGATTCCGAAAAGAGGTACAAGTCCAATTGCTCCGAAGACCAGACCTATTATCGAGAGAATAAAGCTCGCTATACCCATTCTTCCTCCTAAAATCCTTTCGGTTATTGGTAACGGATTCCAAA from bacterium includes the following:
- a CDS encoding 1-acyl-sn-glycerol-3-phosphate acyltransferase; the protein is MELHGGQKLWPSEIRTFFTSLKEAFLAFYGRLVRIKIFGREFWQGLNRNSIVVANHVTGVDSIILQIGLKRRLFMLAAKKWFEGRFIRFFMTFFCDMIPVAIKEGPCNVKGIKRALKLLELKQSIGLYPAGRMTREDAVPEISNGAAYLALKSGVPIVAVYVKNLAFGPEIGSSPRIDDAVEGLGSVVHNIFNRRIELYIAPPVFPVTDALDRKSEINRINTEIHERFEELIQQASLN